TGATGATGGCCTTGAAGACCAGTGCGATCAGCGCCGTGACATAGAGATGCGGCGCGTGCTGCACATAGGCCTGCCAGGCGACCGACAGCGCCAGCACGCCGGCGTGCAGCGCATAGACGTTGAGCAGCGCATAGAGCCGGTCCTGGTAGAGCATCATGAAACTTGCCAGCACGAGAGACCCGGCGAGCAGATGCGCGATATCGAATTGCAGGCTGCTCATCACTAGAGACTCCCGGACACAAAGCGCAACAGGGTGGCAAGCAGCGCCAGCATCAGCGCCGCGCCCAGGAACTCGGGGATCCTGAATACCCGCATCTTGGCGATCGACGTCTCGAAGACGGCGAGCAGGAAGCCGAGGACCACGAGCTTGCCGAGATAGAGCAGCGCACCAAGGCTCAATCTCGCAACGCTTGCATCCGCTGTCGCCGTTCCCCAGGGCAGGAACACGCAGGCGATCAGTGAAACATAGAGCAGGAGCTTGAGCTGCGACGACAGGTCGACCAGCGCGAGATGCCGCGCCGAATATTCCAGCACCATGGCCTCGTGCACCATGGTGAGTTCGAGATGGGTGGCCGGATTGTCGACGGGGATGCGGGCATTCTCCGCCAGCGCCACGACGGTCAGCGCGACGAAGGCCATGCCAAGCGACACGCGCAGGCCGACCGCGTCCGAGCCCATGAATTCGGCGACGTAGGCGAGCTGGGTTGAGCCCGCGATCATCGCGACCGAGAAGACGGTGATCAGCATTGCAGGCTCGGCGAGCGATGCGATCATCACCTCGCGACTGGAGCCGATGCCGCCGAAGGCGGTGCCGACGTCCATGCCGGCGAGCGCCTGGAAGAAACGCGCGCTGCCGAGCAGTGCGATGATCGCGATAAGGTCGGCGGTCCACGAGAACAGGAGCCCGCTGCCGAAGGTCGGCACCAGCGAGGCCGCGACCCAGGTGCCTGCGAACATCAGATAGGGAATGACGCGGAACAGCCAAGAGGCGTTGTCTGCCAGCACGACGTCCTTGCGCATCAGGCGGATGAGATCTCGATAGGGCTGCAGGAGCGGCGGACCGCGCCGACGCAACAGCCGCGCCTTCACCTTGCGGACGAAGCCGGTGAGCAATGGCGCAAGCAGCAGCACGAGGCACATCTGGACGCCTTGCGAGAGGATGTCGCGAAGCGTGGTCATAGCGCCACCACCAGGAGCAGCACGATCAACGCGGCGAAAACGAGCGTCAGATAGCGGCGGATGGTGAGGAATTGCAGCAGATTGATGCGCTCGGTCACAACGCCGATCACCTTGGCGATCGGTGCGTAGAGCGCATCCCAGATCAGGTCGCGCATGTCGACGGTGAGCCGTGCCGGCGCGGGCGACAGGGGCTGCGGCATCTCGCCGATCTCGCGCGCAGCGAAGATCACGCTGCCGAACACGCGGCGGATCGGCTGCGAGAAGCTGGAGGCGGAGTATTGGATCGCGGGGTTCGAATCCGGATAGCCGCAATCCCAGGCCGGTGCGCGACGCAAGCGATCCGACGCGAGGCGATGAATGGCGGTGGCTGCGGCCATGCCGCTGAGCGCTGCAAACAGAAACACCAAGAGGCCGTTATAGGAGCTGCGGCTCTCCGCGATCGGAACGATGGTCAGCCACTCCAGTCCAGTCTGGTGCGGCATGACGTTGCCGACCATAGCCTTGCTCACCGGCGCGAGCGCGTCGATGAAGAGGCCGGGCAGGATGCCGGCGACGAGGCAGAGAGCGGCTAGCGCGAACATGGCGGAGAGCGAGAAGAGATCGGTCTCGTGCGCGGATGCGGCAACATCCGAACGGGGACGGCCGAGGAAGCTGACACCGTAGAGTTTGACGAAACACGCCGCGGCGAAAGCAGCGGCGAGCGCCAGCAGTCCGCCGACTGCCGGGACGATCAACTTCAGTCCCCAGTTCGGCAGTTGCGGTGAGAGCAGGATCGCCTGGAAGGTCAGCCATTCCGAAACGAAGCCGTTGAACGGCGGCAATGCCGAGATCGCGACGCAGCCGACCAGCACCGCGAACGCCGTCTTCGGCATGCGATGGATCAACCCGCCGAGCTTCTCCATGTCGCGCTCGCCGGTGACTTCCAGCACGGCGCCGGCGCCAAAGAACAACAGGCTCTTGAATAGCGCGTGATTGAAGACGTGCAGCAGCGCCGCAGTGAAGGCGAGCGCGGCCACCCAATCGAGCCCCTGGGCCTTGAAGGCGAGCGCCAGCCCGAGGCCGGTGAAGATGATGCCGATATTCTCGATGGTCGAATAGGCGAGTACGCGCTTGATGTCGCGCTGCATCAGCGCATAGAGCACACCTAGCGTCGCGGTCGGCCCGCCAACCAAGAGTACCACCACGCTCCACCACCACACCGGTTCGGGCAGAAGATCAAAGACGATACGCGCGAAGCCGTAGACGGCGACCTTGGTCATGACGCCGCTCATGAGGCCGGAGACGTGGCTGGGCGCGGCGGGATGGGCGAGCGGCAGCCAAGCGTGTAGCGGCACCAGGCCAGCCTTGGAGCCGGCACCCAGCAGCACGAGG
This is a stretch of genomic DNA from Bradyrhizobium sp. CB2312. It encodes these proteins:
- the hyfB gene encoding hydrogenase 4 subunit B, whose translation is MIAVALWSVAALLVLAPAGIVLSMRPRGSVVLYGACLVITAALCATVLLHLLDPAHPVLSATLPIGLPWLGAHFRLDALSAFFLVVVNLGGAAASLFALGYSRHEDSPGRVLPFYPAYLAAMNVVVLANDAFSFLVAWEFMSLSSWAMVVSHHREAGNVRAGYVYLLMASFGTLALLLAFGLLASGAGYDFDAIRASHPSAALTGMVVILVLLGAGSKAGLVPLHAWLPLAHPAAPSHVSGLMSGVMTKVAVYGFARIVFDLLPEPVWWWSVVVLLVGGPTATLGVLYALMQRDIKRVLAYSTIENIGIIFTGLGLALAFKAQGLDWVAALAFTAALLHVFNHALFKSLLFFGAGAVLEVTGERDMEKLGGLIHRMPKTAFAVLVGCVAISALPPFNGFVSEWLTFQAILLSPQLPNWGLKLIVPAVGGLLALAAAFAAACFVKLYGVSFLGRPRSDVAASAHETDLFSLSAMFALAALCLVAGILPGLFIDALAPVSKAMVGNVMPHQTGLEWLTIVPIAESRSSYNGLLVFLFAALSGMAAATAIHRLASDRLRRAPAWDCGYPDSNPAIQYSASSFSQPIRRVFGSVIFAAREIGEMPQPLSPAPARLTVDMRDLIWDALYAPIAKVIGVVTERINLLQFLTIRRYLTLVFAALIVLLLVVAL
- a CDS encoding NADH-quinone oxidoreductase subunit H → MTTLRDILSQGVQMCLVLLLAPLLTGFVRKVKARLLRRRGPPLLQPYRDLIRLMRKDVVLADNASWLFRVIPYLMFAGTWVAASLVPTFGSGLLFSWTADLIAIIALLGSARFFQALAGMDVGTAFGGIGSSREVMIASLAEPAMLITVFSVAMIAGSTQLAYVAEFMGSDAVGLRVSLGMAFVALTVVALAENARIPVDNPATHLELTMVHEAMVLEYSARHLALVDLSSQLKLLLYVSLIACVFLPWGTATADASVARLSLGALLYLGKLVVLGFLLAVFETSIAKMRVFRIPEFLGAALMLALLATLLRFVSGSL